CGGGACCTTCCTCCGGGCTGCACTGATGAGAGCATTGCAACCGTAAGGTGCCGCATAGTATTCCACTTTTTTTCCACATTCCCTGATGGAGTCACTCACTAATGCTGTAAAACCTTCATCTAACTCTTCTGACAACCATCCGGGAAGGAAATTATTTCATATTAACGAAGCGGGACTGTCATCGTAAAGGGAGTGTTTATGAAGGATTGTGCAAAATAAAGATTAAAAATAGAATCGGACATAGATAGAAATGAAAACTGCAGGTGCAGCGAAGAATCAGAGAATTAAGAGAAATCAGAACCAATAAATAGGAACCCCATGAATTATCAGGAATCCCTCAGAGGCAGATCTATACTATTGATGATATCCTCAGCCCTTTTCTTTTCTGTCATGTCCGCCTTTGTCAAAATGGCCGGAGATCTGCCATCTATAGAAAAGGCTTTATTTCGAAATCTTATCAGCCTGATTATAGCCTTTACCATCCTGAAAGTAAGAAAACAGCCTCTTTGGGGGCAGAAAGAAAACAGAAAGATTCTGCTTTTAAGAGCCCTTACTGGTTCTCTGGGAATTCTGTTTTATTTTTACAGTATCGATCATCTCATTCTGGCAGACTCCTCCATGCTGAACAAGATGAGCCCCTTTTTTGTCATCCTCTTTGCCAGGATTATTCTGAAAAATCCCATAAAACCTTTTCAGATATTTTCACTGATTCTGGCTGTGGCAGGTTCTTTCCTTATTATCAAACCGGGGTTTCAGTATTCCACTCCCCTCCCTGCACTTATCGGACTCTCTTCCGCAGTTTTTGCCGGTCTGGCCTACACAATGGTCAGTTATCTGGGGGGGAAGGAAAACGCTTTCACCATCGTGTTCTACTTCTCTCTGATATCAACAATAGTGTGCCTGCCCTTTGTTTTCATAAATCCGGTCCTGCCATCACTGCCTCAGTTCCTGCTACTTCTCGGAGCAGGAATCACTGCAGCGGGGGGACAATTCCTCCTGACAGCGGCCTATAAATATGCTCCCGCCGGGGAGGTCTCGGTGTATCAATACTCTCAGATTGTATTTGCCAGTCTGCTGGGCATTCTCTTTTTTACAGAAATACCGGATCTATTCAGTCTAGGTGGGTATATTTTGATTTTTGCAGCAGGAAATATGATTTCCCGGAAAGGGATAAAAAGCAGAAAATAATCAAGCCATCCCTATGATTTCTCAGGAGAACAACAGCTACGATGGCGGTAGAATCGGTTGGATCGGCCTGATATGCAATAATGCGGCGCGAACAGTCAGCACAGCTGAGATTCCTCATGGAATACTGACATCCCTTCGAGAATCACAGTATTAGAAAGCCTGATTTCATAGAATTATTTATTAGTAATATGCATCATTCTGTGGCGGTTTCTATATTCAGAGGGTATGACATTTTTTCTTAACTTGAATTGCCGGATGAAGTTTCTATAGGATGAAAACCCTGAATTTCTGGCAATGACCGAAAGTGAATGATCACTGTCGATCAGACCGACAAGTGAATACTCTATTCTTTTGTCAATAATATATTCGATCATGGAGCGCTTCATAATACGCTTAAAATGCCTATTCAGATAGTCCGGATTGTAACACATCTGATCTGCCAGTCCTTTAACAGAGAAATTAGGATCTGTAAGATTCTCATAAATCATATGAATAATTTTGTTAACGATGCTTTTATTGTCCATATCTTTGGAATTAGTATTATAGATCTCAAATACCATTTCATTTAACTTTATCATCATTAGTTTCGCATTGGCCTGATATTTTTGATCAGTGAAAGATTTATTTTGCTGCTCGTACAATAATTCATGAAAGGCCTCCCGGATTACATTGGAATTCTGTAAATTCAGCTGTCTGGGAAGTAGAAGTGAATCATTGAGTCTGGCTTTTGTTATTTCTTTGCTATTCAATATGATAGTAGCTTCTTTTTCCGACATAAATTGTGGCGGAGAAGCCGTTTTAAAATGAATCCAATAGTATTTAGCCTTCTCTTTCAGTTTTTCAATACCACAATGATTCTTCCCTTCTGATAAAATACAAAAGGTGGAGGGCTTGATGTTTATGGGAGAAGACTCCTCACTCATCATGACTTCTCCCTGATATCCGAGGATTAATACTGATGTATCAATGTTGCGTTTTCTGTGAATCCATCCGGGAGGTAAAATCGCGAGACCGCAGTTTTCTGCGTAGAGTCTTGATAGTTCCGGTAAAAGAACAAATTCCATACATGCTCCTTTAGAAAGTCGGAATGTGTCACATATTAACATATTTTCCTCTCTTTCGCATCATGAAAAGGTGTAGCTATAATGAGTCTAAATGAACAAAGGAGAATCAAATGAGAAAACTAGTTTTTGTTTTTATTTCAGTTCTGTTATTTTTTTCTGGGACCGCACTATTTGCTGAAGGCAAGGCCGATACTTCAGACAAAACCGTTTTAACTTATGTATACTGGGGCAGCCCAGCTGAGGATAAAGCAATAAAAAATGCTCTATCCGCCTTTGAAGGAGCCCATCCGGGAATTACTGTAGAGCCTATGTATCTACCGGGTGATCTTGATGGTTCCACTTACAATGCAAAAATGAAAGCTCTTGCTGCATCAGGAAAACTACCAGATGTTGGGTATTTCCGTCCTGAAGAATTCGGAAATTACGCAGAAAAGGACTTTTTTCTAAAACTGGATGACCTTATTGCCAGGGATAATATGGATAAAACCTACATCCCCCAGACCTGGCTTAAGATTGAAGGGAATACTTATGGTGCCTATACTGCCGCTGAGTGTCAGGTCATGTGGTATAACAAAGATGTCCTGAAAGAAGCAGGAGTACCTCTACCACCAACAGATTATACAAAAGCCTGGACATGGGATCAGTTTGTTGATTACCTGAAAATGATTACCATTGATACAAATGGAAAACACCCTGGCGAATCCGGATTTGATTCCGGAAATGTCGCACGTTATGGTGTCAGCTATGACTTATGGTCTGCCATGTATTATCCAAGTGTATGGAGCAATGGCGGAGGGATTATTTCTGAAGATGGAAAATCAGTCCTCCTGGATAAACCGGAAACAATTGAAGCTTTTCAGAATATATCCGATTTGATGAACGTGTATAACGTCATGCCTTTAATGAGTGGCGGGACCAATATATCTCCTTCCATAATGATGGCTAACAAACAACTTGGTTTCTGGGTCACCGGTCAGTGGACTTTACTTGAACTGGGTGCCATGAAGAATCTGAATCTGGGTGTTGCAGCACTACCTATAATGAAAAAACCTGCCCAGATATATTTGAGCGGTGTCAATGTAGTATTCAATTCTTCAAAAAATCCTGAGGAAGCGTGGGAACTGCAAAAATGGATGATGAATCCGGAAAAGACATTAGATCTCTATACATCAGGTCTCTGGATGCCCACAAAAGAGTCCTTCTACAGCTCAGAGGCTGATCTTGCAAAATGGCTTGATAATGACGTCCATCCAGAAGGTTACCGTGAGGCGGTTGTAAATTCCATGAAAATTTCTGTTAATGAACCTATCAAGATCAGGAATATCAACCAGATATGGGGTGATTATCTGAATGCTGCAGTTGAGAGTATCTGGATTGGGAAAAGTTCAGCCAAGGATGCCTTGACTGAGGCTGCCGAAAAAATCAGAAAATCCGGCTTGCTTCAGGGAACATACTAAGAATGAATAAGACGGCTCCTTTAGGGGAGCTGTTTTTTATGGCAGTGGAGGATTATAATGTCATTTAAAAAAAGAGGAATGAATGATAGGAGGCAGAACCTGTGGGGCTGGATCCTTATTTCTCCCCTGGTGATGGGATTGACTCTTTGGGTTGTTTTTCCAATGGGATTGAGCATCTTCACCAGCATGACCCGTTGGGACATGATAAGTAAACCTGAGTTTGTCGGATTTCAAAATTACATTGAGATCTTTACTAAAGATGAGCTATTTCTGAAATCAATCAGAAACACTGTGTATTTCACCCTTTTAAGCGTCCCCATGCAGATGCTTGTTGCACTCATGGGCGCGCTCCTGCTCAATTCAAGCATCAATGGAAAAGGGGTCTTTCGGACAATCTTCTACCTCCCGTCCCTGATTCCCATCGTGGTCAGCTCCATCATGTGGTTATGGATGTATAATCACCAGTACGGACTCATCAACTTTTTTCTTAACAATCTTGGATTGGATAAGGTTAAATGGATCGACAGTACAGAGATGGTGATTCCCAGTTTGTCTATTATGAATATTTGGAATATCGGGAATGTCATTGTCATATTCCTGGCCGGTCTCCAGGGAATTCCTGATGACCTGATGGAAGCTGTCGAAATTGATGGGGGTAACAGCTGGCATAAATTTCATTTTGTCATATTGCCCCTGCTCAGTCCCATCATCCTTTACAATATGATTGTAAGCCTGATCAAGTGTCTCCAACTTTTTGTTGAACCCTATATTATGACGAATGGCGGTCCTGTAAATTCCTCATTAAGCTTTGTTCTTCATATATATAATAATGCATTCAAATATGGAAAGATGGGTATGGCAAATGCAATGGCCTGGGTTCTTTTTATTCTCACAATGTTTATTTCTCTGATCATTTTCAAGACATCCGATCAGTGGACATATTATGAGGGTGATAAAAAATGAAAAAAGCAAAAATATCAAAATATTTTTTCATTTATACAATGCTGGGAATAGGGTCGACCATAAGCCTGATCCCTCTCCTCTGGCTGATAAGATGCTCTTTTATGTCAACCGAAGATATGTTCAAACTCCCCCTGATCCTCGTACCAAAAAGTTTGAATCTACAAAACTACGTTGATGTTTTTACCATGGTGCCCTTCGCCCGTTTCTACTTGAATACAATCGTGATTGTTCTGATCAATATTATCGGAGCCCTTATTTCCAATCTGTCAATAGCCTATGGATTGGCTAGAATTGACTTTAGGGGAAGGAAATTGATGTTCTCCCTGAGTATTGGAACCTTGATGCTGCCTGCCTATGTTCAACTGATTCCTCTCTTTTTGGAATGGAACTTTATTGGAGGCATTAATACATGGCTGCCTTTAACGGTACCTGCTTTTTTCGGAAATGCCTTCTTCATATTTATGCTCTATCAATTCCTCAGGACAATCCCAAGGGATTATGATGAAGCCGCATTTATGGATGGTGCAAATTACCCCGCGATCATCGTCAAGGTCATTTTACCTCTGGCGAAACCGGCTATGGCTGTTGTGGCTATTTTCCAGTTTATGTTCACATGGAATGATTTTATGGCACCCCTGCTCTTTCTCAATGATACAAAATTGTTCACCCTGGCCATCGGGCTCAGGACATTTATATCTACCTTTTATACTCCATGGGGTGTATTGATGGCCGCGGCAACCTTAACGGTTCTACCATTGATCCTGTTATTCTTCATGGCACAAAAGTATTTTGTTTCCGGCCTGACAATGGGTGGAATCAAAGGTTAATTATTTCATACGGAGATTATAGAATGAAGAAAATCACATTAGAAAAAATCACCCTTCGTGAGGGTTTTTG
The DNA window shown above is from Oceanispirochaeta sp. and carries:
- a CDS encoding M20/M25/M40 family metallo-hydrolase, producing the protein MSEELDEGFTALVSDSIRECGKKVEYYAAPYGCNALISAARRKVPTVILGPGDISPAHKPNENIIIDELLAAACI
- a CDS encoding DMT family transporter, yielding MNYQESLRGRSILLMISSALFFSVMSAFVKMAGDLPSIEKALFRNLISLIIAFTILKVRKQPLWGQKENRKILLLRALTGSLGILFYFYSIDHLILADSSMLNKMSPFFVILFARIILKNPIKPFQIFSLILAVAGSFLIIKPGFQYSTPLPALIGLSSAVFAGLAYTMVSYLGGKENAFTIVFYFSLISTIVCLPFVFINPVLPSLPQFLLLLGAGITAAGGQFLLTAAYKYAPAGEVSVYQYSQIVFASLLGILFFTEIPDLFSLGGYILIFAAGNMISRKGIKSRK
- a CDS encoding AraC family transcriptional regulator produces the protein MEFVLLPELSRLYAENCGLAILPPGWIHRKRNIDTSVLILGYQGEVMMSEESSPINIKPSTFCILSEGKNHCGIEKLKEKAKYYWIHFKTASPPQFMSEKEATIILNSKEITKARLNDSLLLPRQLNLQNSNVIREAFHELLYEQQNKSFTDQKYQANAKLMMIKLNEMVFEIYNTNSKDMDNKSIVNKIIHMIYENLTDPNFSVKGLADQMCYNPDYLNRHFKRIMKRSMIEYIIDKRIEYSLVGLIDSDHSLSVIARNSGFSSYRNFIRQFKLRKNVIPSEYRNRHRMMHITNK
- a CDS encoding sugar ABC transporter substrate-binding protein; amino-acid sequence: MRKLVFVFISVLLFFSGTALFAEGKADTSDKTVLTYVYWGSPAEDKAIKNALSAFEGAHPGITVEPMYLPGDLDGSTYNAKMKALAASGKLPDVGYFRPEEFGNYAEKDFFLKLDDLIARDNMDKTYIPQTWLKIEGNTYGAYTAAECQVMWYNKDVLKEAGVPLPPTDYTKAWTWDQFVDYLKMITIDTNGKHPGESGFDSGNVARYGVSYDLWSAMYYPSVWSNGGGIISEDGKSVLLDKPETIEAFQNISDLMNVYNVMPLMSGGTNISPSIMMANKQLGFWVTGQWTLLELGAMKNLNLGVAALPIMKKPAQIYLSGVNVVFNSSKNPEEAWELQKWMMNPEKTLDLYTSGLWMPTKESFYSSEADLAKWLDNDVHPEGYREAVVNSMKISVNEPIKIRNINQIWGDYLNAAVESIWIGKSSAKDALTEAAEKIRKSGLLQGTY
- a CDS encoding carbohydrate ABC transporter permease, with amino-acid sequence MSFKKRGMNDRRQNLWGWILISPLVMGLTLWVVFPMGLSIFTSMTRWDMISKPEFVGFQNYIEIFTKDELFLKSIRNTVYFTLLSVPMQMLVALMGALLLNSSINGKGVFRTIFYLPSLIPIVVSSIMWLWMYNHQYGLINFFLNNLGLDKVKWIDSTEMVIPSLSIMNIWNIGNVIVIFLAGLQGIPDDLMEAVEIDGGNSWHKFHFVILPLLSPIILYNMIVSLIKCLQLFVEPYIMTNGGPVNSSLSFVLHIYNNAFKYGKMGMANAMAWVLFILTMFISLIIFKTSDQWTYYEGDKK
- a CDS encoding carbohydrate ABC transporter permease — encoded protein: MKKAKISKYFFIYTMLGIGSTISLIPLLWLIRCSFMSTEDMFKLPLILVPKSLNLQNYVDVFTMVPFARFYLNTIVIVLINIIGALISNLSIAYGLARIDFRGRKLMFSLSIGTLMLPAYVQLIPLFLEWNFIGGINTWLPLTVPAFFGNAFFIFMLYQFLRTIPRDYDEAAFMDGANYPAIIVKVILPLAKPAMAVVAIFQFMFTWNDFMAPLLFLNDTKLFTLAIGLRTFISTFYTPWGVLMAAATLTVLPLILLFFMAQKYFVSGLTMGGIKG